Proteins from one Synechococcus sp. UW179A genomic window:
- a CDS encoding sugar transferase, with protein sequence MVTAPRRPVLSASPSKLRRRASRRHLELVAAPPSSLSALTLVRRQSRLGRSLKRSGDVVFSAAVLGLGSPLFLLLAVLVKLSSPGPVFYMQKRVGRSYRQFGCIKFRTMRPDADSVLAQVLERSPEMRAEFDRDFKLRNDPRITPIGRFLRRSSLDELPQFLNVLRGEMSLVGPRPIVRKEISRYGDYMDEVLAVRPGLTGLWQVSGRNNLSYPKRVRLDLAYARGRTFLLDLAIILRTFGVLLLPMDRGAY encoded by the coding sequence TTGGTTACTGCTCCCCGTCGTCCCGTCCTTTCCGCATCTCCCTCCAAGCTCCGCCGTCGCGCTTCACGACGTCATCTTGAGTTGGTTGCTGCGCCGCCTTCGAGCCTCTCTGCCCTCACTTTGGTTCGCCGGCAGAGTCGACTCGGGCGTTCGCTGAAGCGCAGTGGTGATGTTGTGTTCTCAGCCGCAGTGCTTGGGCTGGGTTCCCCACTGTTTCTGCTCTTGGCCGTTCTGGTGAAGCTCAGTTCACCCGGTCCAGTGTTTTATATGCAGAAACGGGTTGGGCGTAGCTATCGACAGTTTGGCTGCATCAAATTCCGCACGATGCGGCCTGATGCGGATTCTGTTCTGGCTCAGGTGTTGGAGCGCTCACCTGAGATGCGCGCTGAGTTTGATCGGGATTTCAAGCTGCGCAACGATCCCCGAATTACACCGATCGGCAGGTTTCTGCGTCGCTCGAGCCTCGATGAGCTTCCTCAGTTTCTCAATGTTCTGCGTGGCGAGATGAGCTTGGTTGGTCCACGACCGATCGTTCGCAAAGAGATCAGCCGTTACGGCGACTACATGGACGAAGTTCTGGCGGTCCGGCCCGGTCTCACAGGCCTCTGGCAGGTGAGCGGCAGAAACAACCTCAGCTATCCCAAGCGAGTCAGGCTCGATCTGGCGTATGCCCGCGGTCGAACCTTTCTGCTGGATCTGGCCATCATCCTGCGCACCTTCGGCGTGTTGCTGTTGCCGATGGATCGTGGTGCTTACTGA
- the cbiB gene encoding adenosylcobinamide-phosphate synthase CbiB encodes MTLQASTLATAGILLAALLDRCIGDPATWLHPVIVMGWGIQRMRLRAETWAQDSPIRLSIAGLIITFTLVLTSGLCGWLLDQLVLGRWGGSHDWINLAARVLWVIALASSLASKSLEESVHSVLVALPADDGVEPLEARRRLSWIVGRDTTSLNRNDILRAAAETASENAVDGLFAPLFWMLVGAGLWMSGFTAGPGPLALAWIFKAASTLDSMLGYRKGRLRWLGTAGARLDDLMTWLPCRIVMLSLPLVSRSWLQWSALVSSAESEGRHDDSPNAGRSEAIYAHCAGVQLGGRNRYGNRWVEKPLLGAEFPIADILSVKRIMGLTKRLELLWLMIAAGFSWAA; translated from the coding sequence ATGACCCTGCAAGCCTCAACGCTTGCCACGGCAGGAATTCTTCTTGCAGCACTGCTGGATCGTTGCATTGGTGATCCAGCCACCTGGCTCCATCCCGTGATTGTGATGGGATGGGGAATCCAACGGATGCGCCTGCGTGCCGAGACCTGGGCTCAGGACAGCCCGATCAGGCTGTCGATCGCCGGTCTAATCATCACGTTCACGCTTGTTCTGACAAGCGGACTATGCGGTTGGCTGCTGGACCAACTGGTCCTTGGCCGCTGGGGTGGCAGCCATGACTGGATCAATTTGGCCGCCAGGGTGCTGTGGGTTATTGCCCTGGCCAGTTCGCTGGCAAGCAAAAGCCTGGAAGAGAGTGTGCACAGCGTCCTTGTGGCACTGCCTGCCGACGACGGCGTGGAGCCCTTGGAGGCCAGGCGACGTCTCAGCTGGATTGTGGGACGCGACACCACCTCGCTCAACAGGAACGACATCCTGCGCGCTGCCGCGGAAACGGCCAGCGAGAATGCCGTGGACGGCCTTTTTGCTCCGCTGTTCTGGATGCTGGTCGGAGCGGGACTGTGGATGTCGGGATTCACAGCAGGTCCAGGACCACTGGCTCTGGCCTGGATCTTCAAGGCAGCCAGCACCCTGGATTCCATGTTGGGTTACCGCAAAGGGCGGTTGCGCTGGCTTGGCACCGCTGGCGCCCGACTCGATGACCTCATGACCTGGCTGCCTTGCCGGATCGTGATGCTGTCCCTGCCCCTGGTCAGCAGGTCCTGGCTGCAGTGGTCAGCACTGGTCAGCTCTGCCGAATCGGAAGGCCGGCACGATGACTCTCCCAACGCAGGACGCTCAGAAGCGATCTATGCCCATTGCGCTGGAGTACAGCTTGGTGGAAGAAACCGCTACGGCAATCGCTGGGTCGAGAAACCGCTGCTGGGAGCTGAATTTCCAATAGCCGATATTTTGAGCGTGAAACGGATCATGGGGCTTACCAAGCGTCTTGAACTGCTGTGGCTCATGATCGCTGCCGGCTTTAGCTGGGCCGCTTAA